One part of the Marispirochaeta sp. genome encodes these proteins:
- the murD gene encoding UDP-N-acetylmuramoyl-L-alanine--D-glutamate ligase: MKLRLEDIPGMHITIMGLGLHGGGAAAARFFSRLGARVLVTDLRTSDELASSLISLEDLDISYRLGEHRMDDFSGADLVIKNPAVPPNSPYLQAAKALSSDIAVFLGLSRREVFAITGTKGKSTTASAVYHVLSRDFPQTDLGGNITVSPLSFLLRDINKGVLRESDAPVVLELSSWQLADCIPREGLKPRYSMITNIMHDHQNRYEKFADYVADKALIFTNQNADDFSVLNYDDPYGREYAEKSGAKVLYFSNTTLPDSLEGGFLRNKTGFLRYGGKELEILPENLGIPGTHNRLNLLAAAVMLQAAQVPAETVREGLGEFRGIPHRLEKVACIGGVSYVNDSAATIPQAAAAAISSFEAPVRLIAGGTDKDLDFSGFSDALRRVSGLYLLEGNATLRFEAAASKANLPYKGPFDSLKSALTAVQSDVCPGDVVLLSPGCASFGMFQNEFHRGDLFRDLVRKMSAESPKPAKNS; encoded by the coding sequence TTGAAACTGCGACTTGAAGATATTCCCGGCATGCACATTACCATTATGGGCCTTGGACTGCATGGAGGCGGCGCTGCTGCGGCCCGGTTTTTCTCACGCCTTGGAGCACGGGTACTGGTTACCGATTTACGGACATCCGATGAACTTGCAAGTTCCCTGATCAGCCTTGAAGACCTGGATATAAGCTACCGTCTTGGAGAGCACCGGATGGATGATTTCTCCGGCGCAGACCTTGTTATTAAGAACCCCGCAGTTCCGCCGAACTCTCCTTATCTGCAGGCCGCGAAAGCCTTAAGCAGCGATATCGCGGTTTTCCTTGGACTCAGCCGCCGGGAGGTTTTTGCCATTACCGGCACAAAGGGAAAATCAACCACTGCCAGCGCCGTATATCATGTCCTTTCCAGGGACTTTCCGCAAACCGATCTTGGAGGAAACATCACCGTAAGCCCTTTAAGCTTTTTGCTTCGCGACATTAATAAGGGTGTTTTGCGGGAGAGCGATGCCCCGGTGGTGCTGGAGCTTTCCTCCTGGCAGCTGGCTGACTGTATTCCCCGGGAGGGCCTGAAACCCCGTTACAGCATGATCACCAATATCATGCATGACCATCAGAACCGCTACGAAAAGTTTGCAGACTATGTGGCAGACAAAGCCCTGATTTTTACAAACCAGAATGCAGATGATTTCTCCGTCTTAAACTATGATGATCCCTACGGACGGGAGTATGCGGAAAAATCCGGAGCAAAGGTACTCTATTTTTCCAATACCACCCTTCCCGATTCCCTGGAAGGAGGTTTTCTGCGTAACAAGACCGGCTTCCTCCGCTATGGCGGAAAAGAACTGGAAATCCTGCCGGAGAACCTTGGCATACCCGGGACCCATAACCGCCTGAACCTGCTGGCTGCGGCTGTTATGCTGCAGGCAGCACAGGTTCCAGCCGAAACGGTGCGGGAGGGTCTTGGTGAGTTCCGCGGGATTCCCCACAGACTGGAAAAAGTAGCCTGTATCGGCGGGGTCAGCTATGTTAACGACAGTGCCGCCACAATTCCCCAGGCAGCGGCAGCGGCTATCTCGAGTTTCGAGGCCCCGGTACGGCTGATTGCCGGGGGCACGGATAAGGACCTGGACTTTAGCGGCTTTTCCGATGCCCTGCGCCGGGTATCCGGGCTCTACCTGCTGGAAGGGAATGCCACGCTCCGGTTTGAAGCTGCCGCCTCCAAGGCGAATCTCCCTTACAAGGGTCCGTTTGATTCACTGAAATCTGCCCTTACGGCGGTACAGAGCGATGTCTGTCCTGGAGACGTGGTGCTGCTTTCACCGGGATGCGCCTCATTCGGCATGTTCCAAAATGAGTTCCACCGGGGAGACCTTTTTCGTGACCTTGTCCGTAAAATGTCCGCGGAATCGCCGAAACCGGCAAAAAACAGTTAG
- the ilvC gene encoding ketol-acid reductoisomerase yields the protein MNYFNSLPLRRQLEQLGTCDFMDPAEFSGVEKLKGKRIVIVGCGAQGLNQGLNLRDSGLDVSYALRAEAISKKRQSFINATENGFAVGTHNEMIPQADLVANLTPDKQHSAVIDTVMPLMKKGSALLYSHGFNIVEEGKKIRDDITVIMVAPKSPGSEVREEYKRGFGVPTLIAVHPENDPNGEGLELAKAYAAGTGGHRAGVLKSSFIAEVKSDLMGEQTILCGMLQTGSILIFDKMVEKGIKEDYACKLVQFGWETVSEAMKHGGITNMMDRLSNPAKIRAFELSQELKEIMTPLYRKHMDDIMSGKFSSTMMEDWSRDDKDLLTWREETNNTGFERTATGTMEISEQEYFDHGVLMVAMVKAGVELAFETMISSGIKAESAYYESLHEVPLIANLISRKKLYEMNKVISDTAEYGCYLFANACVPLLQDFMKKIDSDVAGKSYKGGSNDVDNIELIKVNREIRNHPVETVGAKLRGFMTAMKSLR from the coding sequence ATGAACTATTTTAATTCACTTCCCCTGCGCAGACAGCTCGAACAACTGGGTACCTGCGATTTTATGGATCCTGCAGAGTTCTCCGGAGTGGAAAAACTCAAGGGTAAAAGGATCGTTATCGTAGGCTGTGGCGCCCAGGGGCTTAACCAGGGACTAAATCTTCGGGATTCCGGCCTGGATGTCTCCTACGCTCTCAGGGCAGAGGCCATCAGCAAGAAACGGCAGTCGTTTATTAATGCCACCGAAAACGGTTTTGCAGTGGGTACCCACAACGAAATGATTCCCCAGGCCGACCTGGTTGCCAACCTTACGCCGGACAAGCAGCATTCTGCCGTCATCGATACCGTAATGCCTCTTATGAAAAAGGGTTCCGCCCTGCTCTACTCCCACGGTTTTAACATTGTGGAAGAGGGCAAGAAGATCCGCGACGACATTACCGTTATTATGGTTGCTCCCAAATCGCCGGGTTCAGAAGTCAGGGAAGAGTACAAACGGGGATTCGGGGTTCCCACCCTGATTGCCGTACACCCGGAAAATGATCCGAACGGTGAGGGCCTTGAACTTGCCAAGGCCTATGCGGCCGGAACCGGCGGTCACCGTGCTGGAGTACTGAAGTCCTCCTTTATTGCCGAGGTTAAATCAGACCTTATGGGAGAACAGACCATTCTCTGCGGTATGCTCCAGACCGGGTCCATCCTGATCTTCGACAAGATGGTGGAGAAGGGAATCAAAGAGGATTACGCCTGTAAGCTGGTTCAGTTCGGATGGGAAACCGTTTCAGAAGCCATGAAACACGGCGGTATTACCAACATGATGGACCGCCTTTCCAATCCTGCAAAGATCAGGGCTTTTGAACTTTCCCAGGAATTAAAGGAAATCATGACCCCCCTGTATCGGAAGCATATGGACGACATCATGTCAGGCAAGTTCAGCTCCACCATGATGGAGGACTGGTCCAGGGATGACAAGGATCTCCTAACTTGGAGGGAAGAGACCAACAACACCGGCTTTGAAAGGACCGCCACCGGAACCATGGAGATAAGCGAGCAGGAGTACTTTGACCACGGAGTACTGATGGTGGCGATGGTAAAAGCAGGAGTAGAACTGGCGTTCGAAACCATGATCTCCTCGGGGATTAAAGCCGAATCTGCCTATTATGAGTCCCTCCACGAGGTCCCCCTCATTGCAAACCTGATCAGCAGAAAAAAGCTTTATGAAATGAACAAGGTAATTTCTGATACAGCAGAATACGGCTGTTATCTCTTTGCCAATGCCTGCGTTCCCCTGTTGCAGGACTTCATGAAAAAGATCGATTCTGATGTTGCGGGAAAAAGCTATAAGGGCGGCAGTAATGATGTCGATAATATTGAGCTTATTAAGGTCAACAGGGAAATCAGAAACCATCCGGTGGAGACTGTCGGTGCAAAACTGCGGGGATTCATGACCGCCATGAAGAGCCTGCGCTAA
- a CDS encoding ATP-binding cassette domain-containing protein, producing the protein MIYFEAMKQDDLLVSVRNIVLTAAAGGEHSFPDCDIRFGRCTVLYGPNGSGKTWYSRLLAGEVIPFGGTRDAAPELNARTESVSFETGLYLLEAEKRRDESDLNGGAPDLGRPVGEYLGIRGNLPRQYHGLMQRFRLNSLLNRGLRALSSGELRKVLIMHALIDEPLLLILDDPFDGLDIEARKELTDLLEHLLAQCALVIITGRRREAPEYTDQLIELSAALTDKKFDKADLPGNEKAGLWEKIRRRRENGMEKEKERTKGRPLLDMRQINVSYRNEVILRDVNWKVLSGEAWKISGPNGAGKTTLMELVNGDNPKAYGQELYLFGRRKGTGESVWEIKKQIGHVSAALHMRQLMGIPVMSVVLSGFFDTLGLYDRPKDIQIDEAREWSRLFGIDDVLTKPMRQVSFGIQRVALIVRALIKRPELLLLDEPCHGLDDHNTSMVLQAAQLIAKNEIATLLYVSHDPDHHVPAITHHLLLKPHEKGGYTAEVQKL; encoded by the coding sequence GTGATCTACTTTGAAGCGATGAAACAGGATGATCTATTAGTCTCGGTACGGAACATCGTATTAACTGCAGCTGCCGGAGGTGAACACAGTTTTCCCGACTGTGATATACGTTTCGGCAGATGTACAGTCCTGTACGGGCCCAATGGCAGCGGGAAAACCTGGTACAGCCGCCTGCTGGCAGGCGAGGTAATCCCCTTCGGCGGGACACGGGACGCAGCACCGGAACTCAACGCCAGGACCGAGTCCGTCTCTTTTGAAACGGGATTGTATCTTTTAGAGGCGGAAAAACGCCGGGATGAGAGCGACCTCAACGGCGGCGCCCCGGATCTGGGGCGTCCTGTGGGAGAATATCTTGGCATACGCGGGAATCTGCCCCGGCAGTATCACGGCCTTATGCAGCGTTTTCGTCTGAATTCCCTGCTGAATCGTGGACTGCGGGCACTCTCTTCCGGTGAACTGAGAAAAGTCCTGATTATGCATGCCCTTATCGACGAACCGCTGCTGCTGATACTCGATGACCCCTTTGACGGCCTGGATATTGAAGCCCGTAAGGAGTTAACCGATCTGCTTGAGCATCTGCTGGCACAATGCGCCCTGGTCATTATAACAGGACGGCGCAGGGAGGCGCCGGAATATACGGACCAGCTTATTGAACTATCTGCCGCGCTTACGGATAAGAAATTTGACAAAGCGGATCTTCCGGGAAATGAAAAAGCCGGGCTGTGGGAGAAGATCCGGCGCCGCCGGGAAAACGGTATGGAAAAAGAAAAAGAAAGAACCAAAGGAAGACCTCTTTTGGACATGAGGCAGATTAATGTCTCCTACCGGAACGAGGTTATACTGCGGGATGTCAACTGGAAGGTCTTGTCCGGAGAGGCATGGAAGATATCCGGCCCCAACGGCGCCGGTAAAACAACCCTGATGGAGCTTGTAAACGGCGATAACCCCAAGGCTTACGGACAGGAGCTCTACCTTTTTGGCAGGCGCAAAGGCACCGGTGAGAGCGTCTGGGAGATTAAAAAGCAGATCGGCCATGTTTCTGCTGCTCTGCATATGCGTCAGCTTATGGGGATTCCGGTTATGAGTGTGGTGCTTTCCGGTTTTTTTGATACTCTTGGCCTCTATGACAGGCCGAAGGATATCCAGATAGACGAAGCCCGGGAGTGGTCAAGACTTTTTGGAATAGATGATGTTCTGACGAAACCAATGCGGCAGGTTTCCTTCGGGATTCAGCGGGTGGCCCTGATTGTGCGGGCCCTGATAAAACGCCCTGAGCTCCTGCTTCTGGATGAACCCTGTCATGGACTTGATGATCACAACACATCGATGGTTTTGCAGGCGGCTCAGCTGATTGCCAAGAATGAAATTGCAACCCTCCTGTATGTAAGCCACGATCCGGATCACCATGTACCCGCTATCACACACCATTTACTGC
- the dxs gene encoding 1-deoxy-D-xylulose-5-phosphate synthase → MEDSLLNKINGPEDLRNLEKKSLPRLAQEIRERIIDVVSRNGGHLASNLGAVELSMALHLAFESPKDKLIWDVGHQCYTHKLLTGRNKSFDSIRKKDGISGFPKNSESPHDIVETGHASTSISEALGVLTGQDVSGEEGAVVAIIGDGAMTGGMAFEALNHAGHLKKQLIVILNDNTMSISKNVGALTVSGKWLLSNYLSRLFASKRYQKLREKFDQGIKGLPVIGMKLFDLSVRIRKGFKAVLYKESIFSDLGFEYVGPIDGHSISKLKEVFEEVKKIGRPTVVHVVTQKGRGYEHAEGNPTLFHGIAPFTIEDGKLTERASYSFTAAFSDSIVKYAESDSRITAITAAMSKGTGLHNFQERFPDRFFDAGIAEEHAVAFAAGQARAGCRPVVAIYSTFMQRTVDQVFHDIALPGLPVIIAMDRAGLVGDDGETHQGLYDIALFKSVPGMTIIAPGCRQEMAAAMDYALSLNGPCMLRYPKASALSCDDMAVPWQTGRGRLLSEGPSNTLLITPGGILKEARTAAAELREEGLYCDIYNLRFIKPLDEEYLAEILDSYTNVICIEDSARIGGIGETIASIVLKRQLNCRFSYYGLPDAFYAQGTREELLTEFELDPAGIAARVRLVEETELSLYTRERKVEGA, encoded by the coding sequence ATGGAAGATTCCCTGTTGAATAAAATAAATGGTCCTGAAGATCTTCGTAATTTGGAAAAAAAGAGCCTCCCCCGACTCGCCCAGGAGATCCGGGAACGTATTATAGACGTTGTCAGCAGAAACGGCGGCCATTTGGCCAGCAATCTCGGCGCTGTTGAACTGAGCATGGCCCTGCACCTGGCCTTTGAATCGCCGAAGGATAAACTGATCTGGGACGTTGGACATCAATGTTACACCCATAAGCTTCTGACCGGGCGGAACAAAAGTTTCGACAGTATACGCAAGAAAGACGGTATAAGCGGATTTCCGAAAAACAGTGAGAGTCCCCACGATATTGTGGAAACCGGACATGCTTCAACCTCGATTTCCGAGGCCCTGGGGGTGCTTACCGGGCAGGACGTAAGCGGAGAAGAAGGTGCCGTCGTGGCGATTATCGGGGACGGAGCCATGACCGGCGGAATGGCATTTGAGGCTCTGAATCACGCAGGACACCTGAAAAAGCAGCTCATCGTTATTCTGAACGATAACACCATGTCTATCAGCAAGAATGTCGGGGCCCTTACCGTCAGCGGCAAATGGCTGCTTTCCAACTATTTAAGCCGGCTTTTTGCTTCAAAGCGCTACCAGAAACTGCGCGAAAAGTTTGATCAGGGGATAAAAGGGTTGCCTGTTATAGGTATGAAACTCTTTGACCTGAGTGTCCGTATTCGTAAGGGCTTTAAAGCAGTTCTCTACAAAGAGAGCATCTTCTCTGATCTCGGTTTTGAATATGTGGGACCTATCGACGGGCACAGTATCTCAAAACTTAAAGAGGTATTTGAAGAGGTAAAAAAGATCGGACGTCCCACGGTTGTGCATGTGGTGACTCAAAAAGGCCGGGGATATGAACATGCGGAGGGAAATCCAACCCTTTTCCACGGTATAGCTCCTTTTACCATAGAAGACGGAAAGCTGACGGAGCGGGCTTCCTACTCTTTTACCGCTGCTTTTTCCGACAGCATAGTTAAATACGCGGAATCGGATTCGCGGATTACTGCCATAACGGCGGCCATGTCCAAGGGGACCGGTCTGCACAATTTTCAGGAGCGTTTTCCTGATCGGTTTTTTGATGCAGGGATTGCCGAGGAGCATGCTGTCGCTTTCGCCGCAGGTCAGGCACGAGCCGGGTGTCGTCCTGTTGTTGCTATCTATTCGACTTTTATGCAACGTACAGTAGACCAGGTTTTCCACGATATAGCCTTACCAGGGCTGCCGGTTATTATTGCCATGGACAGGGCGGGCCTGGTTGGGGACGATGGAGAAACCCACCAGGGACTCTACGATATAGCGCTGTTCAAGTCTGTTCCTGGTATGACGATAATTGCACCCGGCTGCAGGCAGGAGATGGCCGCTGCCATGGATTATGCCCTCAGCCTTAACGGCCCCTGCATGCTGCGTTACCCGAAAGCGTCAGCCCTGAGTTGTGATGACATGGCTGTTCCCTGGCAGACGGGGAGGGGAAGGCTCCTTAGCGAAGGGCCATCCAACACCCTGCTGATAACTCCCGGCGGTATTTTAAAGGAAGCCCGTACCGCTGCGGCCGAACTTAGAGAGGAAGGTCTATACTGCGACATATATAATCTGCGCTTTATAAAGCCTCTGGATGAGGAGTATCTCGCGGAGATCCTTGATTCTTATACCAACGTAATCTGTATCGAAGATTCCGCACGCATCGGCGGTATAGGGGAGACCATAGCCTCCATAGTGCTGAAACGCCAATTGAACTGCCGTTTCAGCTACTACGGGCTTCCTGACGCCTTTTATGCCCAGGGTACACGGGAAGAACTGCTGACGGAATTTGAACTTGACCCCGCTGGAATAGCAGCACGGGTTCGACTGGTCGAAGAGACTGAACTAAGCCTCTACACCAGAGAGCGAAAAGTCGAAGGGGCCTGA
- a CDS encoding flagellar basal body L-ring protein FlgH, translating into MKQLTALLSALILFSTYSGADSLVPPDFPGYLTAAGSLQVGDLVGVAITSETSMQYTSSFSSTGSVSLTFTGGEGDGLFNFLPSSDSMNQISADGEEETTFSTRIGARIVQTGPAGSFFLQGSRETRIDRAVQRVEIEGWANLRDLNDEGRIAFDDLADSVLVYSSFSRGDGQVIGNEDLVRQKEAAEQTEQDVPPVPEEEFLPEALAEIPEETLPEEPASMSAAYSFSNDARRRLLLEYINQMINLLFSPSE; encoded by the coding sequence ATGAAACAGTTGACAGCCCTCCTATCAGCATTAATTCTATTTTCTACCTATTCTGGTGCTGATAGTCTTGTGCCCCCGGATTTCCCCGGCTATCTGACCGCTGCCGGATCTCTTCAGGTGGGAGATCTGGTAGGGGTAGCTATTACATCCGAAACTTCGATGCAATATACCTCATCTTTCAGCAGCACGGGCAGTGTTTCCCTTACCTTTACCGGTGGAGAGGGTGACGGGCTCTTTAATTTTCTTCCTTCCAGTGATTCCATGAACCAGATTAGCGCAGACGGGGAAGAGGAAACTACCTTTTCGACCCGTATAGGAGCCAGAATTGTACAAACCGGTCCGGCGGGAAGTTTCTTTCTTCAGGGCAGCAGGGAAACGCGAATAGACCGGGCTGTACAGCGCGTAGAGATAGAGGGCTGGGCAAACCTGCGGGACCTGAACGATGAGGGCAGAATAGCCTTTGACGATCTTGCGGATTCTGTTCTGGTATATTCCAGTTTCAGCAGAGGCGATGGACAGGTTATAGGCAATGAAGACCTCGTCCGCCAGAAGGAAGCTGCGGAACAGACCGAACAGGATGTTCCACCTGTCCCGGAAGAGGAGTTTCTGCCTGAGGCTCTTGCTGAAATCCCGGAGGAGACCCTGCCTGAAGAACCAGCGTCCATGAGCGCAGCGTATTCTTTTTCCAATGACGCCCGCAGAAGATTACTTTTAGAATATATTAACCAGATGATAAATTTACTTTTCTCACCCTCTGAGTAG
- a CDS encoding peptidoglycan bridge formation glycyltransferase FemA/FemB family protein, with protein MPGAMMEPVSLDELDAHDNLLQTGYWGRVKENFGWTPFAFSFNEHPLLVLVRRLPLRQGIAYVPHGPMNEVEPHFFALFARNMALSLPSYVTFIRFDLPWRVSAAEDRKGYLESPFRRALVDIQPPDTVIVSLTKSEDEILADMKKKTRYNIRLARKKGVIVRSGSLRDLETWYEIYQETAERDGISIHSYDYYRKVFQEGLKRKNPSVRLLLAEVEGDVVAGNIIALHGTSATYLYGASRSVHRNLMPTYLLQWEAIRIAKQHGCESYDLYGIPPLTIRTIP; from the coding sequence ATGCCCGGCGCGATGATGGAACCGGTTTCTCTGGATGAACTCGATGCTCACGATAATCTGCTGCAGACCGGCTACTGGGGCAGAGTAAAGGAGAACTTCGGCTGGACCCCTTTTGCCTTCAGCTTTAACGAACATCCCCTGTTGGTGCTGGTGCGCCGACTTCCTCTGAGGCAGGGTATAGCCTATGTACCTCACGGTCCGATGAACGAGGTGGAACCCCATTTTTTTGCCCTCTTTGCTCGTAACATGGCCCTTTCTCTGCCTTCTTATGTAACTTTCATCCGTTTCGATCTTCCATGGCGGGTGTCGGCTGCAGAGGACAGAAAAGGTTATCTGGAATCTCCCTTCCGACGGGCCCTGGTAGATATTCAGCCCCCCGATACAGTCATTGTATCTCTGACAAAGAGTGAAGACGAGATCCTGGCGGATATGAAAAAAAAGACCCGCTACAATATACGGCTGGCCCGGAAGAAGGGAGTTATCGTTCGCAGCGGCAGCCTCAGGGACCTGGAAACCTGGTATGAAATTTACCAGGAGACCGCCGAGCGGGATGGCATCAGTATTCACTCCTATGATTATTACCGCAAGGTTTTTCAGGAGGGACTCAAGCGGAAAAACCCTTCGGTCAGGCTGCTCCTCGCGGAAGTAGAGGGAGATGTGGTAGCCGGGAACATCATTGCCCTCCATGGCACCTCCGCCACCTATCTGTATGGGGCCTCCCGTTCTGTGCACAGAAACCTAATGCCCACCTATCTCCTGCAGTGGGAGGCCATTCGTATTGCAAAACAGCACGGCTGTGAAAGTTACGATCTGTACGGGATTCCCCCTCTGACGATAAGGACCATCCCATGA
- a CDS encoding peptidoglycan bridge formation glycyltransferase FemA/FemB family protein, protein MSGLYRFKTGFGGEIVNRAGCWDFPVRTGAYALYRLAEGTRNIYYKRLRR, encoded by the coding sequence ATGAGTGGTCTGTACCGCTTTAAAACGGGGTTTGGAGGAGAAATCGTCAACCGTGCCGGCTGCTGGGATTTTCCTGTCCGAACCGGGGCCTATGCCCTGTATCGGCTGGCAGAGGGCACACGGAACATCTACTACAAACGCCTTCGCCGCTAA
- the metG gene encoding methionine--tRNA ligase, with product MKKRLITSALPYVNNIPHLGNLIQVLSADVFARFCRLKGYETLYVCGTDEYGTATETRAQEEGVSPKELCDRYFVIHDDIYKWFNIAFDKFGRTSTPEQTEIVQSVFKGCDRQGYIKEGSIEQLYCSSCQRFLADRFVRGTCPHCGYEDARGDQCENCGKLLDPTDLIKPRCGSCSAEPEVRETHHLYLDLPAILPRLQTWMNDASVKGFWARNAIQMTNSWIRDGLKERAITRDLKWGIPVPKKGYEDKVFYVWFDAPIGYISITATLTDEWEKWWKDPGNVELFQFIGKDNIPFHTVIFPSSLLGSGEDWTLLHHMSSTEYLNYESGKFSKSKGIGVFGTDAKETGIPADVWRFYIYYNRPEKADALFTWKDFQEKVNGELIGNLGNLVNRTLTFVNRFYDGKLPEAESDSAFWKKVAGHEDEITAHLERAELRDAFREIFTLSSMGNKAFQDGEPWRTRTEAPYEAARLLKDLTYLIRDLAVLVAPYIPETSERIAAWLGIDQITWDSLGTPGGIQRIAKPEILFQRLEDDFIEGLKERFAGSQAEREAAKKEKAEVSPEGFFRKRLDLRVARIESVEQHPNADKLYVLQLKLGEEYRQIVSGLVDHYSIDNLKGQHIVLVYNLKPAKLRGIKSEGMLLAASTEGEKELEVLFLPGVESGTRLSLKGEEPASEGAKRISIDDFFSTPMRVEENTVMIGSTAIAAAGKAVRTRSLARGSVG from the coding sequence ATGAAGAAGAGACTGATCACCTCGGCCTTACCGTACGTAAATAATATCCCTCATCTGGGCAACCTGATTCAGGTACTCTCAGCGGACGTTTTTGCCCGCTTCTGTCGTCTCAAAGGCTATGAAACCCTCTATGTCTGCGGAACCGATGAATACGGTACTGCCACCGAGACCAGGGCACAGGAGGAAGGAGTCTCTCCCAAGGAATTGTGCGACCGTTATTTTGTTATTCACGACGATATCTATAAATGGTTCAATATCGCTTTTGACAAGTTCGGCCGTACATCTACCCCGGAACAGACAGAGATTGTTCAGTCTGTCTTTAAAGGTTGCGACCGCCAGGGTTATATTAAAGAAGGCAGTATAGAACAGCTCTACTGCAGCAGCTGTCAGCGTTTTCTGGCGGACCGTTTTGTGCGGGGAACCTGTCCTCACTGCGGATACGAGGATGCCCGGGGAGACCAGTGCGAGAACTGCGGCAAGCTGCTGGACCCTACTGACCTGATTAAACCCCGCTGCGGCAGCTGCAGTGCCGAACCCGAAGTGCGGGAGACCCATCACCTGTACCTGGATCTGCCGGCGATTCTGCCCAGGCTTCAGACCTGGATGAACGACGCTTCGGTAAAAGGTTTCTGGGCCCGCAACGCAATACAGATGACCAACTCCTGGATCCGGGACGGCCTCAAGGAACGGGCCATAACGCGGGACCTGAAGTGGGGCATTCCGGTCCCCAAGAAGGGCTACGAAGACAAGGTCTTTTACGTTTGGTTTGATGCCCCCATCGGCTATATCTCCATAACTGCAACTCTTACGGATGAGTGGGAAAAGTGGTGGAAGGACCCGGGAAACGTAGAGCTTTTCCAGTTTATCGGCAAGGATAACATTCCTTTCCATACGGTAATCTTTCCTTCCTCCCTGCTGGGAAGCGGAGAAGACTGGACCCTGCTGCACCATATGTCCTCCACGGAGTACCTGAACTACGAAAGCGGCAAGTTCTCCAAGAGCAAGGGAATCGGTGTATTCGGCACCGACGCCAAGGAGACGGGAATCCCGGCGGATGTCTGGCGCTTCTATATCTACTATAACCGCCCTGAAAAGGCGGATGCCCTCTTTACCTGGAAGGATTTCCAGGAGAAGGTCAACGGCGAGCTGATTGGAAACCTGGGAAACCTGGTAAACCGTACGCTTACCTTTGTTAACCGCTTCTACGACGGAAAACTTCCCGAGGCCGAATCCGATTCCGCTTTCTGGAAAAAAGTTGCCGGGCATGAAGATGAAATTACCGCCCATCTGGAGCGGGCGGAACTTCGGGATGCCTTCCGGGAGATTTTTACCCTCTCTTCCATGGGTAACAAGGCCTTTCAGGACGGGGAACCCTGGCGCACCCGCACTGAAGCCCCCTACGAGGCTGCCCGGCTCCTGAAGGACCTTACCTATCTTATCCGGGACCTCGCCGTACTGGTTGCGCCGTATATCCCGGAAACATCGGAACGGATCGCCGCATGGCTTGGAATTGACCAGATTACCTGGGATTCCCTGGGGACTCCAGGAGGTATCCAGAGAATCGCCAAACCGGAGATCCTTTTTCAGCGTCTCGAGGATGATTTTATCGAGGGCTTAAAGGAACGTTTTGCAGGCAGCCAGGCCGAGAGGGAGGCTGCAAAAAAAGAAAAGGCCGAAGTTTCTCCTGAGGGTTTTTTCCGTAAGCGGCTGGATTTGCGGGTAGCCCGGATAGAATCTGTGGAACAGCACCCTAATGCTGATAAACTCTACGTGCTTCAGCTTAAGCTGGGAGAAGAATATCGACAGATAGTCTCCGGCCTGGTGGATCACTATAGTATCGATAACCTTAAGGGGCAGCACATCGTGCTGGTCTACAACCTGAAACCAGCCAAACTCAGGGGAATAAAGAGCGAGGGAATGCTTCTGGCAGCTTCCACGGAGGGCGAAAAGGAGCTGGAAGTGCTCTTTTTACCCGGGGTGGAGTCCGGGACCCGGCTTTCTCTGAAGGGTGAGGAACCTGCCTCCGAAGGGGCAAAACGGATCAGTATTGATGATTTCTTCTCCACCCCCATGCGGGTAGAGGAGAACACTGTCATGATCGGTTCTACCGCAATCGCCGCCGCAGGTAAAGCCGTGCGGACGCGGAGCCTGGCAAGGGGGAGTGTAGGCTGA